A section of the Amblyomma americanum isolate KBUSLIRL-KWMA chromosome 2, ASM5285725v1, whole genome shotgun sequence genome encodes:
- the LOC144118977 gene encoding uncharacterized protein LOC144118977, with amino-acid sequence MAAQMHPSFDESTDKWKPYLIKVEAYFEANGIAESSKKRALLVAALSTQTIQILAGRVAPRAPNALGYDEVVKALSEYYDPKRNEISESYKFNSRCQLEGESIRAFLVEIRRIGDNCNFGSCLDRMIRDRIVCGVRSSAVRKQLLAKKDLTLEEAEAIAIAAESAENNAQEISSEVTPLLKMQARHRPTPRDSAENAACRQCGRCGSLKHDANSCSWVKSRCYRCGQRGHLAKMCPNRRDKQLGPAAPAPHGQTLTVQETTSEDCYQNADIWTLLSARRRCLEQPIRRTFNWGGVELAMEVDTGSPVCVIARQVFDRHCKHWPNLKPSHLKLSCYAGRLPVLGELKLTGAHQGVSVECTLIVLDCTGPSLCGRDLLTLLDRAGVPVLQVGKREAPVAGEAINHINVLRSIYEDVFSEELGLMKGPPASLVLRDGAVSKFCKARPLPYALRDKVAKELDRLVSLGIISPIKHSDWATPTVPVLKNMAQSGFAGILRPP; translated from the coding sequence ATGGCCGCCCAGATGCATCCGAGTTTCGACGAAAGCACAGATAAGTGGAAGCCGTACTTGATCAAAGTGGAGGCATATTTCGAAGCAAATGGCATCGCTGAGTCAAGTAAGAAGAGAGCACTTCTTGTGGCTGCATTGAGCACGCAGACTATTCAAATCCTTGCCGGAAGAGTGGCTCCCCGCGCACCAAACGCTTTGGGTTATGACGAAGTTGTCAAAGCTTTGAGTGAATACTATGACCCTAAACGGAACGAAATTTCGGAGAGCTACAAATTCAACAGTCGTTGCCAACTGGAAGGAGAATCTATTCGGGCTTTCCTCGTCGAGATCCGCCGCATCGGAGACAACTGCAACTTCGGCAGTTGCCTTGACAGAATGATCCGAGATAGGATTGTGTGCGGTGTACGCTCAAGTGCAGTACGGAAGCAACTCCTGGCAAAGAAAGATCTAACGCTAGAAGAAGCCGAAGCGATAGCAATTGCTGCTGAATCCGCGGAAAACAATGCACAAGAAATTTCGTCAGAAGTAACACCGCTATTGAAAATGCAAGCGCGCCACCGGCCAACACCGAGAGACAGCGCCGAAAATGCAGCGTGTCGGCAATGCGGCAGATGTGGAAGCTTGAAACATGACGCTAACAGCTGCAGCTGGGTCAAATCGCGCTGTTATCGCTGTGGTCAACGAGGACATCTCGCAAAAATGTGTCCCAATCGCCGCGACAAGCAACTCGGGCCTGCTGCACCTGCGCCTCATGGCCAAACATTAACAGTTCAAGAAACCACATCGGAAGATTGCTATCAAAATGCTGATATCTGGACTTTGCTGTCGGCCCGAAGAAGGTGTCTCGAGCAGCCAATTCGCCGCACATTCAATTGGGGCGGTGTAGAACTGGCAATGGAAGTTGACACAGGATCACCAGTATGCGTCATAGCGCGACAGGTTTTCGATAGGCATTGCAAACACTGGCCAAATTTGAAGCCTTCACATTTAAAACTTTCGTGCTACGCTGGACGGCTGCCTGTTTTAGGCGAGCTTAAGCTAACTGGGGCGCACCAAGGTGTGTCAGTTGAATGCACACTCATAGTACTAGACTGCACCGGACCAAGCCTGTGCGGGCGAGACTTGTTAACCCTGCTGGATAGGGCTGGTGTTCCGGTACTGCAAGTCGGTAAAAGAGAAGCGCCGGTGGCGGGAGAAGCCATCAACCACATCAACGTCTTACGCAGTATCTACGAGGATGTTTTCTCGGAGGAATTGGGCCTGATGAAGGGACCGCCAGCCAGCTTGGTGCTGAGGGACGGAGCGGTTAGCAAGTTTTGCAAGGCGCGACCGCTTCCGTACGCGCTCCGCGACAAAGTGGCTAAAGAGTTGGATCGCCTAGTGTCACTAGGCATAATTTCGCCCATAAAACATTCGGACTGGGCGACCCCCACAGTACCAGTGCTTAAAAATATGGCACAGTCCGGATTTGCGGGGattttaaggccaccttga